In a genomic window of Anomalospiza imberbis isolate Cuckoo-Finch-1a 21T00152 chromosome 5, ASM3175350v1, whole genome shotgun sequence:
- the LOC137474927 gene encoding acrosin-like: MALLGLLVLLALAGPVWATWDTCRGTCGLWPMAFDHSSVAAEYSQDNDYKSLDSSDGTSQDKGGSGVHPGAWPGVISVQATLENGTWHMCSGALIHPQWVLTVAQCFARAGDISRWEVVIGATDLSQPGPEAEVLQIKRLLVHQAYDPATARNNIALLELEQPVECSDYIQLGCVPDSSLAVPELKTCYMAGWRATPDSAPGPRLVLQEAKVRLMDVQLCNSSRWYGGAVHPQDLCAGYPRGGIDTCQGDIGGPLVCKDNTGDYFWLVGLASWGKGCAGAKRPGVFTSTQHFHTWIQVQMGLLPPEADAPPPEPFPRPEEEPEADSGHVVNPNPEDSEDYTGISFQQQILGKFLNLLLELLQFLKGEKA; this comes from the exons ATGGCTTTGCTGGGGCTGCTCgtcctgctggccctggccgGGCCCGTGTGGGCCACCTGGGACACCTGCAG AGGCACCTGCGGGCTCTGGCCCATGGCCTTCGACCACAGCTCCGTGGCTGCCGAATACTCGCAGGACAACGACTACAAATCCTTGGATTCTTCTGATGGCACCTCCCAGGACAAGGGTGGCTCTGGGGTCCACCCGGGGGCCTGGCCCGGTGTCATCAGCGTCCAGGCCACCCTGGAGAACGGCACGTGGCACATGTGCTCGGGGGCACTCATCCACCCCCAGTGGGTGCTCACGGTGGCCCAATGCTTCGCCAGGGCTGG ggaCATCTCGAGGTGGGAAGTGGTGATCGGGGCCACGGATCTGAGCCAGCCGGGCCCCGAGGCCGAGGTGCTCCAGATCAAGAGGCTCCTGGTGCACCAGGCCTACGACCCCGCCACGGCCAGGAACAACATCgcgctgctggagctggagcagcccgtGGAGTGCAGCGACTACATCCAGCTGGGCTGCGTGCCCGACAGCTCCCTGGCCGTGCCCGAGCTGAAGACCTGCTACATGGCGGGCTGGAGAGCCACCCCGGACAGCG cccccggcccgcgcctggtgctgcaggaggcCAAGGTGCGGCTCATGGACGTGCAGCTGTGCAACAGCAGCCGCTGGTACGGGGGGGCCGTGCACCCCCAGGACCTGTGCGCGGGGTACCCGCGGGGCGGCATCGACACCTGccag GGGGACATCGGGGGTCCCCTGGTCTGCAAGGACAACACCGGTGACTACTTCTGGCTGGTGGGACTGGCCAGCTGGGGCAAGGGCTGCGCCGGGGCCAAGCGGCCCGGGGTGTTCACCTCCACCCAGCACTTCCACACCTGGATCCAGGTGCAGATGGGGCTGCTCCCACCAGAAGCTGACGCTCCTCCACCCGAGCCCTTCCCAAGGCCAGAGGAAGAGCCAGAGGCAGACTCGGGCCATGTGGTGAATCCCAACCCCGAGGACTCGGAGGACTACACGGGGATTTCATTCCAACAACAGATCCTGGGGAAATTCCTGaacctgctgctggagctcctgcAGTTCCTGAAGGGAGAGAAAGCCTGA
- the ARSA gene encoding arylsulfatase A isoform X2 yields the protein MGPQGRYRPCLLLLLLPPLLPLPPVRAAAAARPNFVLVLADDLGFGDLGSYGHPSSATPHLDRLAARGLRFTDFYSSAAVCSPSRAALLTGRLPVRSGIYPGVFGPGSRGGLPLAEVTLAELLKAQGYATAMVGKWHLGYGNNGSFLPVHQGFDDFLGVPYSHDQGPCQNLTCFPPDTKCFGTCDQGAVAVPLLRGRGIVQQPVSLPGLAPLYGRFCRDFIARCARLRRPFLLYYASHHTHYPQFASREFAGTTRRGPFGDALAEFDGAVGQLLQALQDNGLENSTLVFVTSDNGPSTMRMARGGSAGHLKCGKGTTYEGGMREPALAYWPGRIAPGVTHELASTLDILPTLAALAGAALPEVALDGFDLSPLLFGSGKSPRRAVFFFPPAPDPLHGPFAVRLGKYKAHYFTQGSFHSGTTPDQACHGLTPLTPHLPPLLFDLEADPAENYDLLQGRPGPEVLQALKDITLQKVLLEQRLQFGESQIGKGQDPALQPCCAPSCSPKPSCCRCSPQ from the exons ATGGGGCCGCAGGGCCGGTACCgcccctgcctgctgctcctgctgctgccgccgctgctgccgctgccgcccgtgcgcgccgccgccgccgcccggcccaACTTCGTGCTGGTGCTGGCGGACGATCTGGGCTTCGGGGACCTGGGCAGCTACGGGCACCCCTCGTCCGCCACGCCGCACCTGGACCGGCTGGCGGCCCGCGGGCTGCGCTTCACCGACTTCTACAGCAGCGCCGCCGTCTGCAGCCCGTCCCG GGCCGCGCTGCTGACCGGCCGGCTGCCGGTGCGCTCCGGGATCTACCCGGGCGTGTTCGGGCCGGGCTCGCGGGGCGGGCTGCCGCTGGCCGAGGTCACGCTGGCCGAGCTGCTCAAGGCTCAGGGCTACGCCACGGCCATGGTCGGCAAGTGGCACCTGGGCTACGGCAACAACGGCTCCTTCCTGCCCGTGCACCAGGGCTTCGATGACTTCCTGGGGGTGCCCTACTCCCACGACCAG GGCCCGTGCCAGAACCTGACGTGCTTTCCGCCGGACACCAAGTGCTTCGGGACGTGCGACCAGGGCGCGGTGGCGGTGCCGCTGCTGCGCGGCCGCGGCATCGTGCAGCAGCCCGTGTCCCTGCCGGGGCTGGCGCCGCTCTACGGCCGCTTCTGCCGCGACTTCATCGCCCGCTGCGCCCGCCTGCGCCGGCCCTTCCTGCTCTACTACGCGTCACAC cacaCGCACTACCCGCAGTTTGCCAGCCGGGAATTCGCGGGCACGACGCGCCGAGGACCCTTCGGGGACGCCCTGGCCGAGTTCGATGGCGCGgtgggacagctgctgcaggcCCTGCAGGACAACGGCCTGGAGAACTCCACGCTGGTGTTCGTCACCTCCGACAACGG cccctccaccATGCGCATGGCACGCGGGGGCAGCGCCGGCCACCTCAAGTGCGGCAAGGGCACGACCTACGAGGGCGGCATGAGGGAGCCGGCCCTGGCCTATTGGCCGGGCAGGATCGCGCCAG GGGTGACCCACGAGCTGGCCAGCACGCTGGACATCCTGCCCACGCTGGCGGCCCTGGCTGGCGCTGCCCTGCCCGAGGTGGCCCTGGACGGCTTCGACCTGAGCCCGCTGCTCTTCGGCTCGGGGAAG AGCCCCCGCCGCGCCGTGTTCTTCTTCCCGCCGGCCCCCGACCCCCTGCACGGCCCCTTCGCCGTCCGCCTGGGCAAGTACAAGGCGCACTACTTCACCCAAG GTTCCTTCCACAGCGGCACCACCCCGGACCAGGCGTGCCACGGGCTGACCCCGCTGACCCCGCACCTGCCCCCGCTGCTCTTCGACCTGGAGGCCGACCCCGCGGAGAACTACGACCTGCTGCAGGGCCGGCCGGGCCCCGAGGTGCTGCAGGCGCTCAAGGACATCACCCTGCagaaggtgctgctggagcagcgcCTGCAGTTCGGGGAGAGCCAGATCGGGAAGGGCCAGGACCCCGCGCTGCAGCCCTGCTGCgcccccagctgcagccccaaaccttcctgctgccgctgctcccCGCAGTGA
- the ARSA gene encoding arylsulfatase A isoform X1: MGPQGRYRPCLLLLLLPPLLPLPPVRAAAAARPNFVLVLADDLGFGDLGSYGHPSSATPHLDRLAARGLRFTDFYSSAAVCSPSRAALLTGRLPVRSGIYPGVFGPGSRGGLPLAEVTLAELLKAQGYATAMVGKWHLGYGNNGSFLPVHQGFDDFLGVPYSHDQGPCQNLTCFPPDTKCFGTCDQGAVAVPLLRGRGIVQQPVSLPGLAPLYGRFCRDFIARCARLRRPFLLYYASHHTHYPQFASREFAGTTRRGPFGDALAEFDGAVGQLLQALQDNGLENSTLVFVTSDNGPSTMRMARGGSAGHLKCGKGTTYEGGMREPALAYWPGRIAPEPPPRRVLLPAGPRPPARPLRRPPGQVQGALLHPRFLPQRHHPGPGVPRADPADPAPAPAALRPGGRPRGELRPAAGPAGPRGAAGAQGHHPAEGAAGAAPAVRGEPDREGPGPRAAALLRPQLQPQTFLLPLLPAVTPQRRLAPSQITQLSLGAAPRLGDPLDWRGAGVEREQGDPKKAGPRAPCGMFQGRPWAGS; this comes from the exons ATGGGGCCGCAGGGCCGGTACCgcccctgcctgctgctcctgctgctgccgccgctgctgccgctgccgcccgtgcgcgccgccgccgccgcccggcccaACTTCGTGCTGGTGCTGGCGGACGATCTGGGCTTCGGGGACCTGGGCAGCTACGGGCACCCCTCGTCCGCCACGCCGCACCTGGACCGGCTGGCGGCCCGCGGGCTGCGCTTCACCGACTTCTACAGCAGCGCCGCCGTCTGCAGCCCGTCCCG GGCCGCGCTGCTGACCGGCCGGCTGCCGGTGCGCTCCGGGATCTACCCGGGCGTGTTCGGGCCGGGCTCGCGGGGCGGGCTGCCGCTGGCCGAGGTCACGCTGGCCGAGCTGCTCAAGGCTCAGGGCTACGCCACGGCCATGGTCGGCAAGTGGCACCTGGGCTACGGCAACAACGGCTCCTTCCTGCCCGTGCACCAGGGCTTCGATGACTTCCTGGGGGTGCCCTACTCCCACGACCAG GGCCCGTGCCAGAACCTGACGTGCTTTCCGCCGGACACCAAGTGCTTCGGGACGTGCGACCAGGGCGCGGTGGCGGTGCCGCTGCTGCGCGGCCGCGGCATCGTGCAGCAGCCCGTGTCCCTGCCGGGGCTGGCGCCGCTCTACGGCCGCTTCTGCCGCGACTTCATCGCCCGCTGCGCCCGCCTGCGCCGGCCCTTCCTGCTCTACTACGCGTCACAC cacaCGCACTACCCGCAGTTTGCCAGCCGGGAATTCGCGGGCACGACGCGCCGAGGACCCTTCGGGGACGCCCTGGCCGAGTTCGATGGCGCGgtgggacagctgctgcaggcCCTGCAGGACAACGGCCTGGAGAACTCCACGCTGGTGTTCGTCACCTCCGACAACGG cccctccaccATGCGCATGGCACGCGGGGGCAGCGCCGGCCACCTCAAGTGCGGCAAGGGCACGACCTACGAGGGCGGCATGAGGGAGCCGGCCCTGGCCTATTGGCCGGGCAGGATCGCGCCAG AGCCCCCGCCGCGCCGTGTTCTTCTTCCCGCCGGCCCCCGACCCCCTGCACGGCCCCTTCGCCGTCCGCCTGGGCAAGTACAAGGCGCACTACTTCACCCAAG GTTCCTTCCACAGCGGCACCACCCCGGACCAGGCGTGCCACGGGCTGACCCCGCTGACCCCGCACCTGCCCCCGCTGCTCTTCGACCTGGAGGCCGACCCCGCGGAGAACTACGACCTGCTGCAGGGCCGGCCGGGCCCCGAGGTGCTGCAGGCGCTCAAGGACATCACCCTGCagaaggtgctgctggagcagcgcCTGCAGTTCGGGGAGAGCCAGATCGGGAAGGGCCAGGACCCCGCGCTGCAGCCCTGCTGCgcccccagctgcagccccaaaccttcctgctgccgctgctcccCGCAGTGACACCCCAAAGGCGCCTGGCCCCGTCCCAGATAACCCAGCTCAGCCTCGGGGCTGCCCCACGGCTCGGGGACCCCTTGGACTGGCGGGGAGCTGGGGTGGAACGGGAGCAGGGAGACCCCAAAAAAGCAGGGCCCCGTGCTCCGTGTGGGATGTTCCAGGGGAGGCCTTGGGCAGGATCCTGA
- the ARSA gene encoding arylsulfatase A isoform X3: protein MGPQGRYRPCLLLLLLPPLLPLPPVRAAAAARPNFVLVLADDLGFGDLGSYGHPSSATPHLDRLAARGLRFTDFYSSAAVCSPSRAALLTGRLPVRSGIYPGVFGPGSRGGLPLAEVTLAELLKAQGYATAMVGKWHLGYGNNGSFLPVHQGFDDFLGVPYSHDQGPCQNLTCFPPDTKCFGTCDQGAVAVPLLRGRGIVQQPVSLPGLAPLYGRFCRDFIARCARLRRPFLLYYASHHTHYPQFASREFAGTTRRGPFGDALAEFDGAVGQLLQALQDNGLENSTLVFVTSDNGPSTMRMARGGSAGHLKCGKGTTYEGGMREPALAYWPGRIAPGSFHSGTTPDQACHGLTPLTPHLPPLLFDLEADPAENYDLLQGRPGPEVLQALKDITLQKVLLEQRLQFGESQIGKGQDPALQPCCAPSCSPKPSCCRCSPQ from the exons ATGGGGCCGCAGGGCCGGTACCgcccctgcctgctgctcctgctgctgccgccgctgctgccgctgccgcccgtgcgcgccgccgccgccgcccggcccaACTTCGTGCTGGTGCTGGCGGACGATCTGGGCTTCGGGGACCTGGGCAGCTACGGGCACCCCTCGTCCGCCACGCCGCACCTGGACCGGCTGGCGGCCCGCGGGCTGCGCTTCACCGACTTCTACAGCAGCGCCGCCGTCTGCAGCCCGTCCCG GGCCGCGCTGCTGACCGGCCGGCTGCCGGTGCGCTCCGGGATCTACCCGGGCGTGTTCGGGCCGGGCTCGCGGGGCGGGCTGCCGCTGGCCGAGGTCACGCTGGCCGAGCTGCTCAAGGCTCAGGGCTACGCCACGGCCATGGTCGGCAAGTGGCACCTGGGCTACGGCAACAACGGCTCCTTCCTGCCCGTGCACCAGGGCTTCGATGACTTCCTGGGGGTGCCCTACTCCCACGACCAG GGCCCGTGCCAGAACCTGACGTGCTTTCCGCCGGACACCAAGTGCTTCGGGACGTGCGACCAGGGCGCGGTGGCGGTGCCGCTGCTGCGCGGCCGCGGCATCGTGCAGCAGCCCGTGTCCCTGCCGGGGCTGGCGCCGCTCTACGGCCGCTTCTGCCGCGACTTCATCGCCCGCTGCGCCCGCCTGCGCCGGCCCTTCCTGCTCTACTACGCGTCACAC cacaCGCACTACCCGCAGTTTGCCAGCCGGGAATTCGCGGGCACGACGCGCCGAGGACCCTTCGGGGACGCCCTGGCCGAGTTCGATGGCGCGgtgggacagctgctgcaggcCCTGCAGGACAACGGCCTGGAGAACTCCACGCTGGTGTTCGTCACCTCCGACAACGG cccctccaccATGCGCATGGCACGCGGGGGCAGCGCCGGCCACCTCAAGTGCGGCAAGGGCACGACCTACGAGGGCGGCATGAGGGAGCCGGCCCTGGCCTATTGGCCGGGCAGGATCGCGCCAG GTTCCTTCCACAGCGGCACCACCCCGGACCAGGCGTGCCACGGGCTGACCCCGCTGACCCCGCACCTGCCCCCGCTGCTCTTCGACCTGGAGGCCGACCCCGCGGAGAACTACGACCTGCTGCAGGGCCGGCCGGGCCCCGAGGTGCTGCAGGCGCTCAAGGACATCACCCTGCagaaggtgctgctggagcagcgcCTGCAGTTCGGGGAGAGCCAGATCGGGAAGGGCCAGGACCCCGCGCTGCAGCCCTGCTGCgcccccagctgcagccccaaaccttcctgctgccgctgctcccCGCAGTGA
- the LOC137473584 gene encoding acrosin-like, translating into MALLGLLVLLALAGPVWATWDTCRGTCGLWPMVLNESSAIPEYGSPHSAKGTTLDVNPGAWPGIASIQVTLENGTWHMCSGALVSHRWVLTAASCFIGAGDVLKWKVVIGATDLAQPGPQAEVLQIKRLLVHQHYVAATARNNIALLELEQPVECSDYIQLGCVPDSSLAVPELKTCYMAGWRATPDSAPGPRLVLQEAKVRLMDVQLCNSSRWYGGAVHPQDLCAGYPRGGIDTCQGDIGGPLVCKDNTGDYFWLVGLASWGKGCAGARRPGIFTSTQHFHSWIRAHAGPSPTGPPLAPKATLNSPDPPEMEPPDLEPEPESSQPVMDISFPKETLTGFLRRLQEVLELLKDRTG; encoded by the exons ATGGCTTTGCTGGGGCTGCTCgtcctgctggccctggccgGGCCCGTGTGGGCCACCTGGGACACCTGCAG AGGCACCTGCGGGCTCTGGCCCATGGTTTTGAACGAGAGCTCCGCGATTCCCGAGTACGGATCCCCGCATTCTGCCAAGGGCACAACCCTCGATGTCAACCCGGGGGCCTGGCCCGGCATCGCCAGCATCCAGGTCACCCTGGAGAACGGCACGTGGCACATGTGCTCGGGGGCACTCGTCAGCCACCGCTGGGTCCTCACAGCCGCCAGCTGCTTCATCGGGGCCGG GGATGTCCTCAAGTGGAAGGTGGTGATCGGGGCCACGGACCTGGCTCAGCCGGGCCCCCAGGCCGAGGTGCTCCAGATCAAGCGGCTCCTGGTGCACCAGCACTACGTGGCTGCCACGGCCAGGAACAACATCgcgctgctggagctggagcagcccgtGGAGTGCAGCGACTACATCCAGCTGGGCTGCGTGCCCGACAGCTCCCTGGCCGTGCCCGAGCTGAAGACCTGCTACATGGCGGGCTGGAGAGCCACCCCAGACAGCG cccccggcccgcgcctggtgctgcaggaggcCAAGGTGCGGCTCATGGACGTGCAGCTGTGCAACAGCAGCCGCTGGTACGGGGGGGCCGTGCACCCCCAGGACCTGTGCGCGGGGTACCCGCGGGGCGGCATCGACACCTGCCAG GGGGACATCGGGGGTCCCCTGGTCTGCAAGGACAACACCGGTGACTACTTCTGGCTGGTGGGACTGGCCAGCTGGGGCAAGGGCTGCGCCGGGGCCAGGAGGCCTGGCATCTTCACCTCCACCCAGCACTTCCACTCCTGGATCCGTGCCCACGCCGGCCCTAGCCCGACCGGGCCACCACTAGCACCAAAGGCCACCCTGAACTCGCCGGACCCTCCAGAAATGGAGCCACCAGATCTGGAGCCAGAACCAGAGAGCAGCCAGCCGGTCATGGACATTTCCTTCCCAAAGGAGACCCTGACAGGATTCCTCAGGCGGCtgcaggaggtgctggagcTCCTGAAGGACAGGACAGGGTGA
- the LOC137473590 gene encoding acrosin-like codes for MALLGLLVLLALAGPVWATWDTCRGTCGLRPLAFDHSSLVQDYDPSDGDYATLGSSDVTSLIRDGPSVPSGTWPGIVSVQATLENGTWHMCSGALIHPQWVLTVAQCFARAGDISIYEVVMGTTDVAQPGPEAAVRRIQRLLVHQHYVAATARNNIALLELEQPVECSDYIQLGCVPDSSLAVPELKTCYMAGWRATPDSAPGPRLVLQEAKVRLMDVQLCNSSRWYGGAVHPQDLCAGYPRGGIDTCQGDIGGPLVCKDNTGDYFWLVGLASWGKGCAGAKRPGVFTSTQHFHTWIQVQMGLILSETEAPPTEPEPPTPTTEEEPPELEPKAELEPEPEAEPESEPKPVPIPVLIPEPEPIPEPEEEEEEPEPEKFIRISFPKAILLRLFMNLQEFLEFLQDKLD; via the exons ATGGCTTTGCTGGGGCTGCTCgtcctgctggccctggccgGGCCCGTGTGGGCCACCTGGGACACCTGCAG AGGCACCTGCGGGCTCCGGCCCTTGGCGTTTGACCACAGCTCGCTGGTTCAGGACTACGACCCCTCCGACGGTGACTACGCAACCTTGGGTTCTTCTGATGTCACCTCCCTCATCAGGGAtggccccagtgtcccctcagggaCCTGGCCCGGCATCGTCAGCGTCCAGGCCACCCTGGAGAACGGCACGTGGCACATGTGCTCGGGGGCACTCATCCACCCCCAGTGGGTGCTCACGGTGGCCCAATGCTTCGCCAGGGCTGG ggaCATCTCCATTTACGAGGTGGTGATGGGGACCACGGATGTGGCCCAGCCGGGCCCCGAGGCTGCGGTGAGACGCATCCAGAGGCTCCTGGTGCACCAGCACTACGTGGCTGCCACGGCCAGGAACAACATcgccctgctggagctggagcagcccgtGGAGTGCAGCGACTACATCCAGCTGGGCTGCGTGCCCGACAGCTCCCTGGCCGTGCCCGAGCTGAAGACCTGCTACATGGCGGGCTGGAGAGCCACCCCGGACAGCG cccccggcccgcgcctggtgctgcaggaggcCAAGGTGCGGCTCATGGACGTGCAGCTGTGCAACAGCAGCCGCTGGTACGGGGGGGCCGTGCACCCCCAGGACCTGTGCGCGGGGTACCCGCGGGGCGGCATCGACACCTGCCAG GGGGACATCGGGGGTCCCCTGGTCTGCAAGGACAACACCGGTGACTACTTCTGGCTGGTGGGACTGGCCAGCTGGGGCAAGGGCTGCGCCGGGGCCAAGCGGCCCGGGGTGTTCACCTCCACCCAGCACTTCCACACCTGGATCCAGGTGCAGATGGGATTGATCCTGTCGGAAACGGAGGCTCCACCAACAGAGCCGGAGCCACCCACCCCCACCACTGAGGAAGAGCCTCCAGAACTGGAACCCAAAGCAGAACTGGAACCAGAGCCTGAAGCAGAACCAGAATCAGAACCCAAACCGGTACCAATACCGGTACTGATACCAGAACCAGAACCCATACCAGAAccagaagaagaggaagaagaaccAGAACCAGAGAAGTTTATAAGAATTTCATTCCCAAAAGCCATCCTGCTGAGGCTCTTCATGAATCTGCAGGAGTTCCTGGAGTTCCTGCAGGACAAACTGGATTGA